CTAGAGGGGCATAGATCTCCATAGTCTCTCGAGAGATACGCTCTTGCTTATCCTTACGTAAATGTTTCAAGGTGCGCATGTTATGCAGACGGTCAGCCAGTTTCACCAAAATGACACGAATGTCCTTGGACATAGCCATCAACATCTTACGATGATTCTCCGCTAGCTGCTCAGCATGTGATTTATACTCTACTTTACCAAGTTTAGTCACGCCATCGACAATATTACGAACATCCTTGCCAAATAGCTCTTCAATATCACCCAAGGTAAAGTTGGTGTCCTCAACAACATCATGAAGGAAGCCACAGGCAACAGTCACAGCATCCAAATGCAAGCCAGCTAAGATACCAGCAACTTGGATAGGATGAATAATGTAAGGCTCACCAGACTTGCGGTACTGTTCCTTATGCGCCTTTTCCGCACACTCCAGCCCCTTTTTCACTAATGCGAGATCCTCTTCCATCATGTATTGCGCTGCTAGTGCAACAACTTCCTGACCAGTTAAATCAACTGTTTTTGCCATTCTAACTACCTACCCAATCTTAGACTCTTATCGTGTAACTATTTTAACACGATTTTTTAGAAAAAGGAACGAGAGCTCTCTCTAATCGCTCATTTTGTAAGATTTGACAGAATATTAGATTAAAAACAAATATTAATTCATCCTTTTTGAAATAACGTTCGTTTTATTTGAAAATCTTATTGATGAAAAGGGTTGCTTTTTATATAATGTTAATGCAAGTTATTTTTGAAAAAAGGAGATCCTATGTCAAAGCATTATTGGTCAAAAAGCGCTCTATTATTATCTCTTCTAGCTGCCACAGCAAGTGCGAGCCTTGTGCAAGCAGAAGAAACAAATAGCCCAGCATCATCAGCTGATACCAATGCCGTTAACCAGCCAGCTCCTACTACTGATACAACAGTAGCTGGAAATGATAGTAGCCAACCCCTTGTGCCAGAATCATCCGTTGAAAAAACTCAACCACTTGATGAAACAGAAGGATTAGCTAATGCAACAGCTGCTCAGCCTCTTGTAGATAACACAGCTGATGCCGTCGCTCCTCAAGAAGGACAAGAGGTGGATGTTCGTATATTGTCAACGACTGACTTACATACCAATCTTGTCAACTATGACTACTATCAAGATAAAGCTTCTCAAACTATTGGTTTGGCCAAAACAGCCGTTTTGATTGACCATGCTAAGGCTGAAAATAGTAATGTCATCCTCGTTGACAATGGTGACCTTATCCAAGGAACACCCCTTGGAACTTATAAGGCTTTGGTTGATCGTGTCGAAAAAGGAGAGCAACATCCTATGTACGCTGCTCTCGATGCCTTAGGTTTCGATGCCTCAACACTTGGTAATCATGAATTTAACTACGGTCTTGATTACCTTAAAAATGTGATCTCAACCGCTGGTCTTCCTGTGGTCAATGCTAATGTTATTGATGCTACTAGCAATCAACCGCTCTTTAAACAATACGAAATCATCACTAAAACCTTTAAAGATGCTGGAGGAAAACAGGTTAACCTTAATATTGGTATTACAGGAATCGTACCCCCACAAATCCTCAACTGGGATAAGGCAAACTTAGAAGGCAAAGTGACTGTTCGTGATTCCGTTAAAGCTTTAGAAGAATTGGTCCCTAAAATTCGTCAAGCTGGAGCTGACATCGTCCTTGTCCTATCTCACTCTGGTATCGGTGATGACGAATACCACGAAGGCGAAGAGAATGTCGGTTACCAAATTGCTGGTATCGAAGGGGTTGATGCTGTTGTAACAGGGCACTCACACGCCGAATTCCCATCAGGAGATGACACTGGTTTTTATGAAAAATATCCCAATGTTGACGGCGTTAATGGCACAATCCATGGAACGCCTGTTACTATGGCTGGTAAATATGGCGACCACCTTGGAGTAATTGATCTTGGCTTGACTTATACCAACGGTAAATGGCAAGTGACTAAGAGTCGCGCTGAAATCCGCGAAATTGACAAAAAAAGTGATGTGGCTGATCCAACCGTTATAGCTATCGCTAACGAAGCCCACCAAGGAACGATTGCTTATGTCCGTAACCAAGTTGGAACAACAACTGCACCAATCACTAGTTACTTCGCCTTGGTTAAGGATGATTCTTCTGTCCAAATTGTGAATAATGCGCAAATCTGGTATGCTAAGCAAGAACTAGCTGGGACACCTGAAGCAGAGCTGCCAATTCTTTCAGCTGCTGCACCATTCAAAGCAGGTACTCGTGGTGATGCCACTGCCTATACTGATATCCCTGCGGGGCCAATCGCTATCAAAAATGTCGCAGATCTTTACCTCTACGATAATGTCACAGCTATCTTGAAAGTGACCGGCGCAGATATTAAAGAATGGTTGGAAATGTCAGCCGGGCAGTTCAATCAAATTGATCCAAACAGTACAGACCCCCAAAATTTAATCAATACGTCTTACCGTACCTATAACTTTGATGTGATTGACGGTATCACTTACGAATTTGACATCACTCAACCAAACAAATATGACAAAGATGGTAATCTGGTTAACGCAGATGCCAGTCGCGTGCGTAACCTTATGTACAATGGCCAAGCAATTAACCCTAATCAAGAATTTATCGTTGTCACCAATAACTACCGTGCTAGCGGAAACTTCCCAGGTGTTCGAAACGCCACCACTAACCGTTTGCTAAACTTGGAAAACCGTCAAGCCATCATCAACTACATCTTAGCTGAAAAGACGATCAACCCATCTGCTGATGGCAACTGGCGTTTTGCTAATACCATCAAAGGACTTGACGTTCGCTTCCAAACAGCTGATAGCGCTAAAGTATTGGTTGGTGGCAGTGAAGAACTCGTCTACCTTAATCCTTCTGCTGAGATGGAAGGCTTTGGAGATTATCGTTTTGTCTACACAGAACCAGTCGTGGCAACACCAACTCCAACAGTTGCTACAAATGGTAATCCAGCAGCTACAGTATCAAGCACAAAACTCGACCCGAGAACACAAGCAGCCATCCACAGCTTAGCTGCAAATGCTTATGCCCAAACATTAGCTGCTAAAACTAACCAGAGTTCTCAAGCAAATGTAACGCAAAAAAGATTCTCTCAACAAAACCATAAAAAGACCCTTCCAAACACTGGCGAAACAAGTGGTTTATGGATGACAATCCTAGGATTTGCCAGCCTTGGATTTGTTGCCAAAATCAAAAATCGTAAAGAAAGCTAAGGTTGCTAACTAGAAAATCCACTCAATGAAGTGGATTTTTCGTATGAAATAAGATTTGACTCTAGTTCTCCCTAAGACTATGCTATAATAAACATTGTGAAAACTACATTTTGTTATGGAGGTCTTATGAAATCACTCACCCTTGTCTATGTCAGTCTCAGTGGAAATACGCATAGCTTTGTCACGCGCTTCGCTCGCTTTCTCAAAGAAAAGCACAACATTGACTCTAGATTGATTAACATCAAAGACCTCAAGCATGAAACTTTCCCAGTCAAAGAAGACTTTTTAGCGCTCTTACCAACCTATCTTGAAGGTGGTAACGGACTTGATAACGGCGATACCGAAATTTTGACAACGCCTTTGCGTCAATTTATCGCAGCACATGACAACTACAAAAACTGTTTTGGCATCATTGGGTCTGGCAATCGTAACTTCAATAATCAATATTGCCTCTCAGCTAAGCAGTATGCTGAACAGTTTGGCTTTCCTATGCTAGCTGACTTTGAACTCAGAGGCACCTCAGCTGACATCGAGCGGATTGCGCCAATTGTTCTCAAGGCTTGGGAAGCTTTTGGAGCCGCCGATGAATCCTAACCACAAGCCCTATCAAGTCTATAATCTCAAAGAGAAAAAAGAAAATGGGAATATCCTAACTCAACATGTACCCTTCGGTATCATTGTTCTCATTAATTCAATTTCTACTGTGACAGCTTATTTTGTTCCAATTTTAATGATTAGTCTATTGATACTTCTCATTTATCTGCTGGCTACTGCACCCAAAAGAGCCAGAATAAAGGCTAAACAAACTATCATCCAAGCTTTTAACGAGCAGCTAACAGCAACTTATCAAAAGCTTATTGAAATGGAAGATGACTACCAAAATCAGCGTTTGGTTCAGATGGCAGCTACTGGTCGGCAGGGATTGGAAAATATCAGCTTGATTCGCCATTCCTTACAACTGCAACAAGCAAACCTTTCAGATGACTTCTATGAACATGTGGTCACATCTACCAATGAGTTGGAAAATGATATCAAATCATACTTCCAGCTAACAGGCTTCTCTCCCCAAAAAGTCCTAACAAAGGAAGAAGAACCTATTATCAACTTTGCCCCTGAAATTATTAACACTTATCGACAAATCATCAGTGACCATCAGCATTATGTCGCAAAGTTAACGGATTCTGAATTGCCTAATAAATCAGAACTCCTAGCCCTTCATGATACTGAAATGAAGAGGTTTGAGGATATTCTTAAAGGCTATATTGCCATGAAGCAATCTCCCAAAGATTTTTATGACGTTGATAGCCGCCTCCTTAAAGCTAAAAAATCCTTGAAAGAATTTGACTTAAAACTTGATAACGATCTTCGTCACATCAATGAAGAGCTGTTACACGACTTTGATATTAGTTTGCACTTACAAGACAATAAGTAACCCTACTCTCAGAAAGGAACTCACATGAAAACAACTGTTGATTACATCACTACCCTAACCAATATCCCATCACCAACTGGTTTCACCAAAACGATTATGAATTATATCGTGTCAGAATTGCAAAGCTTTGGTTATGAGCCTGTTCGCACACATAAAGGCGGTGTTATGGTTTCTGTGACCGGAAAAGACGACGATAAACACCGTATTGTAACAGCCCATTTAGACACTCTCGGTGCCATGGTTCGTGCTATTAAACCAGACGGTCGTCTCAAAATGGACTTGGTTGGCGGCTTTGTTTACAATGCCATCGAAGGTGAAAACTGTACGGTTCATGTTGCTAAAAATGGTAAGGAAATCTCTGGTACTATCCTCATGCACCAAACTTCTATCCATGTCTATAAAGACGCTGGTACAGCTGAACGTAACCAGGCTAATATGGAAGTTCGTTTGGATGAAAAAGTAACCACTGCCGAGGAAACACGTGCTTTAGGGATTGAAGTTGGCGATTTCATTTCCTTTGATCCTCGTGTTGTCGTGACACCAAACGGTTTCATCAAATCTCGTCACTTAGATGACAAGGTCAGCGCAGCCATTCTCCTAGAGCTCTTAAAAACCTACAAGGATGAAGGAATCGAACTCCCATATACAACCCACTTCTACTTCTCAGCATTCGAAGAAGTCGGACACGGTGCCAACTCAAGTCTCCCAAGCCAAACGGTGGAATACCTAGCAGTTGATATGGGAGCTATGGGAGATGATCAAGCAACAGACGAATACACGGTGTCTATCTGTGTCAAAGACGCTTCAGGTCCTTACCACTATGAACTCCGACAACATATGGTAGCTCTTTGTGAGACGCAAAATATCCCTTACAAACTAGATATTTACCCTTACTACGGTAGTGATGCTTCAGCTGCTGTCCGTGCCGGAGCAGAAGTCAAACACGCCCTTCTAGGTGCCGGTATCGAATCCAGCCACTCTTATGAACGCACTCATACTGATTCGGTAGAGGCAACTGAACGCTTGGTTGACGCTTACCTAAAGAGTGAAATGATTGACTAATTGTCTTAACTATTCAGATTCCAAAGATGGAGAAAGCTATGATTGAACCAATTGTCATCCCAAGTAAAAAACTCGGAAATATGGTCTATGCTCTTGGAGCACTTATATTTGTCATCTTCGGACTTCTCTTTTTATTCTCATCCGATATTGTTGCCATCTTAATAGGACTCTTTTCGATTATCTTCTTTGGATAGGGCTTTATCATTCTTTTCAAGAGAATTTTCACCAGCCATTCCCTCCTAATTGTTGATGAGCAAGGAATGACAGATCATTCTTCCGCTCTGGCTCTTGGTTTTGTTCCCTGGGAAGATATTGAAAATGTCCAACTTCGCCATATGCTCAATCAGACTTTCATTAGCGTCAGTGTTAAAGATCAAGAAGCTTACCTTGCTAAAATGAGCACCTTACAACGTAATGCTACCAAAGCGAACCTCAAAATGGGTTATCCACTGATAAACATCACTCTTAATACATCAGGAAAAAATCCGAGAACTGTCTATCAAGAAATCGAAGATCAGTTTGGTCATTTTTACAGAAAGTAAGCTACTATGCCCGCAATAATCATTATCCGAGGCAATGCGGCGTCAGGAAAAACCAGTCTAG
The sequence above is drawn from the Streptococcus pluranimalium genome and encodes:
- a CDS encoding bifunctional 2',3'-cyclic-nucleotide 2'-phosphodiesterase/3'-nucleotidase encodes the protein MSKHYWSKSALLLSLLAATASASLVQAEETNSPASSADTNAVNQPAPTTDTTVAGNDSSQPLVPESSVEKTQPLDETEGLANATAAQPLVDNTADAVAPQEGQEVDVRILSTTDLHTNLVNYDYYQDKASQTIGLAKTAVLIDHAKAENSNVILVDNGDLIQGTPLGTYKALVDRVEKGEQHPMYAALDALGFDASTLGNHEFNYGLDYLKNVISTAGLPVVNANVIDATSNQPLFKQYEIITKTFKDAGGKQVNLNIGITGIVPPQILNWDKANLEGKVTVRDSVKALEELVPKIRQAGADIVLVLSHSGIGDDEYHEGEENVGYQIAGIEGVDAVVTGHSHAEFPSGDDTGFYEKYPNVDGVNGTIHGTPVTMAGKYGDHLGVIDLGLTYTNGKWQVTKSRAEIREIDKKSDVADPTVIAIANEAHQGTIAYVRNQVGTTTAPITSYFALVKDDSSVQIVNNAQIWYAKQELAGTPEAELPILSAAAPFKAGTRGDATAYTDIPAGPIAIKNVADLYLYDNVTAILKVTGADIKEWLEMSAGQFNQIDPNSTDPQNLINTSYRTYNFDVIDGITYEFDITQPNKYDKDGNLVNADASRVRNLMYNGQAINPNQEFIVVTNNYRASGNFPGVRNATTNRLLNLENRQAIINYILAEKTINPSADGNWRFANTIKGLDVRFQTADSAKVLVGGSEELVYLNPSAEMEGFGDYRFVYTEPVVATPTPTVATNGNPAATVSSTKLDPRTQAAIHSLAANAYAQTLAAKTNQSSQANVTQKRFSQQNHKKTLPNTGETSGLWMTILGFASLGFVAKIKNRKES
- the nrdI gene encoding class Ib ribonucleoside-diphosphate reductase assembly flavoprotein NrdI; amino-acid sequence: MKSLTLVYVSLSGNTHSFVTRFARFLKEKHNIDSRLINIKDLKHETFPVKEDFLALLPTYLEGGNGLDNGDTEILTTPLRQFIAAHDNYKNCFGIIGSGNRNFNNQYCLSAKQYAEQFGFPMLADFELRGTSADIERIAPIVLKAWEAFGAADES
- a CDS encoding M42 family metallopeptidase, encoding MKTTVDYITTLTNIPSPTGFTKTIMNYIVSELQSFGYEPVRTHKGGVMVSVTGKDDDKHRIVTAHLDTLGAMVRAIKPDGRLKMDLVGGFVYNAIEGENCTVHVAKNGKEISGTILMHQTSIHVYKDAGTAERNQANMEVRLDEKVTTAEETRALGIEVGDFISFDPRVVVTPNGFIKSRHLDDKVSAAILLELLKTYKDEGIELPYTTHFYFSAFEEVGHGANSSLPSQTVEYLAVDMGAMGDDQATDEYTVSICVKDASGPYHYELRQHMVALCETQNIPYKLDIYPYYGSDASAAVRAGAEVKHALLGAGIESSHSYERTHTDSVEATERLVDAYLKSEMID
- a CDS encoding STM3941 family protein, translating into MLFKRIFTSHSLLIVDEQGMTDHSSALALGFVPWEDIENVQLRHMLNQTFISVSVKDQEAYLAKMSTLQRNATKANLKMGYPLINITLNTSGKNPRTVYQEIEDQFGHFYRK